Sequence from the Magallana gigas chromosome 4, xbMagGiga1.1, whole genome shotgun sequence genome:
GgtgtattataaattaatttttgatactgtggtttcacaaatattcgttgaatatcaattttcgtggatttcgttgtcaAGATGatccatgaaaataaatgttcattgaaatgcaatttttattaacattttgtattaaaagGGCCaatggccacgaatttacgtatccttgaaactgtgattttcactttatccacgaaaattgatacccttgaatattaatgaaaccacagtagtagAAATAGTGATAagatctatacatgtatatgtcaatCTTCCCAAACTAGGtccttacatgtaatataaagcGACATAGTTTATTAGGTCCGATTTAAGATTCTAAAATCCAATCCTAAACAAACgtgaaaaccttgaaactgtcgAGAAAAATTGTTTGCAAAATAGATATTCAGCTCACTCTATgctttgatttgaaataaaatatgtcattttgtgTATTGTTAGCAAATAACTTGACAAAATCATAACTTTTCTTACagaataaaatctaaaatataatattgaacTTACTTCAGTTTTCAAACTAAACGTATAAAGAAATGtactacatttttataaaaagaatgattaaatgatcattaaaaattacaatacctCTGCAgaagaaaaaatccttttaaacattacatgattaaaacaaaattggcAACAAAAGTAATGTTTAAAGGATAAAGACGAGATTTAATGTCGGAAAATTTATTGCAAATGGTGAGTACTTCcaaatttgattttgtatttaacAAAACGGCGAACTAAAGTGTCTTTGTGATCAACACTATAAAACGTTAACAAACATATTAGTGAAATCATGAATTACTTTGAGGATATCTTAAAATATACTTTGAATGTAATAAGCTTTTTTTGTAACTAACCTGTGCTTCTTGCTTTCAAGTCCATAGGAAGACCTGACGTGGTCACTAATCTAGAAGATATTTCTGAAGTAGTGTCTGTATACTTTCCAACTGAATTATTCTTTGGTGGCATGCATTCAAACAAATACAATCACATTAGATATTAAGACGAAAGCAAACTTTGTTTATGCCAATTTTATTATCTACAATCTCCCAGACATAAAATCGTGTTTGTTAAATGaggttaaatatatattatttttaatcaaattaaattaagaCTTTTGCTTTTTTTCCGGATGAGAAACAGTAAGTGACTGTTTACCTTTGAACAATAAACTTCAGAGATTGAGTTGTCATTGCAGAATTCATATTGACATTGAGGTTCTTGTGTTGTGTAATTTACACGGCATTTCATACAACTGGTGATAAACTTCTGATCGGGATAAGTGATTAGTTGacctaaagaaaataaatataatcttTCATTACCAGTGGCAgataaaatattatgttttactACAGGTATAATATCAATGAGCCACATCCTATCACAAAGACCATAGCATTTATTCCTTAAATTCACAACTTTGATATAAACTCTTTTGCTCATGTACTTAGTTTCTCGACTTAATCAAAGAAGTatataacattttgattttaaaaaagataaatgttaCAGATTTTACCCATAGTCTCGATAACTGGGATTCAatggaatttaaaataaaaattttaaaaataaattgcatttaagACTATCTATTTTATGTTACGATAACATCAACCTACCCTTAAAGAAAGAAAACGTAAGGAACACAAAAAATTGGTTTGCAGTGCCTAGGACTAGATGGATGACCATTCGGCTTTCTTACCTCCCTACTAGTCTGTTTTGTCATATAACTGAATAAAATACGTGAACTGATTGAAACTAACCAAATGCTTCCTTTGTAGAATCTCATCGTTTTTTGGAAGCGtttgttatttcttttaacttatcatataaaaaatgtgcTAATCATATTTATACAGTGTAAACATGCAAAGGTTAAAAAGCAATACCTTGGTCTTGTGTATTGTGGAGTTCTTTAACTACCCCAATCCATCGTGGACTTGCGTTGCTTAGATTAGACTCAATGCAAGCCATTTTTACATTTGATAAGGTAAGATTTCCAATTGGGTAGGTCCCGGTGATCTTACAATAATCCTTCGTGTTCGTCCAAGAATAAACGTTCGAAACATCAACTTATGACagttaaaaaatgaacaaattaatATTGTCTTGAATTGCagactttgtaaaaaaaatgatttgtcaAAAACCGAATTCGTGCGTAAATGTAAacctttttacatgtaaattatagtctagtgcttttatttacaatgcGCATTCTTCGGAGataaatatattctttaaaactaacaatttttttctgtcGTGATAGTCTAAGAAAGGTTGTGATGTATCAAGTAGTAAACAAAACGGATCGCTGAACTGcacaattatgttttaaacattggattcaaaaattttagaaacaaaacaagagggATGTTTCTtatgtttctaacaaacaagcgttttttgaattctgtacttttctcttttttcttttgtatgtttttttctcgttaaaaatttaataaccaGTGAGACAATTATACATTTTTCGATCATTTATTTGGGATTGCGTACagtatataatatgtattttttacttgagaaatttttacaaatcgtTAACACATATTactcattgaaaaaaaatttaacaaacaatcgATTATCTTACCTAAATTACTGCATATTGAAGAGAGGAAATCGTTACAAGAATAATCAGTAAATTTGGGATCTGCAACGCATTGAATAGTAAGGCATCTGCcgtcaatattcaaaatggttgtgtctgtaaatataaaaagaaatgatgtatacatatagtttctTGTGTTTGTTTATGCATATCAAACACTGCATTTTTTTTCGACATTTggaataaacaaatttttgttcaCAGCGTTCAtagtttaaacttttaatggCATATATAGacacaatattttctttaatcaatacattttctaaatttttcgtGTGTattctgaaattcttttaataGGCATGAGTCATTTAAACGAAATATTTCCTCAAAATACCTAGAGTTTTTAGAATGTTAACAATGCAACcacttcaaaatacatgtatcacctgTAAGAAACACATTAAAACCCGTTTCTCCTCCACATTCTGTTGACAGCAGTGTAGTATCGCTACACATATAACTGCAGTTGGACGGATCTAATTTGCCTTTAGAATAATCAAATCCATCAGAGAGACAAATGCATTTCCTCGCCTAGACAAAAGATAAGCAGATAAGATCACTTGGTATTCCTGAAAACAGGTACTTCAATATAAacatgaaatgtttttctttacttttactCACATACCTGAACAGCAAATAAAGATATATTCTTCCGAAGGCAGTGTTCTTGGCAAAGTTGTGGAGAAGAATCTCGTAATTCAACAAAATCCACATTGCCATACTGTATCTCTGTTGCATTGTaacaatctaaaaaaaaaattcaaaaggaaAGAAAACTCTATGACTCTTAATAAGATAAGGGgaaaataacaattatattcatcaaatatatttttcatcatatattcaataaataaaatgaaaattgtgtttgttattcaaaataattaaaaaaatattgttagaaCATCTTTaatgaatagatttattttattttaaattattgatttttttttaatttaggttcttacaagaggcccatgggtcaTATCGCTCACAGGAGGAatatgtatgataaaatcagcttaatggagtcatgatacaaactatctggacaatgtagtataatacatgtagatcctgtataaataaaaatccattccccccgAATATTCTTACGATTTTCATttgtcccttttctaacagggtGAGTtttagtcatatcacatgtttaGAATTGcatttctcaaaaagatcctaaacaattgtccATATACGGGCTATAAGCCTACATCAAACTCCAAACCCCTTGTGAAGCTTAAAAATTGTCCATTGACGAaagtcaaaacaattttaaataatcagtaaaatgtcaaaatatattataacatttcaactttcgtgaataattaaaatactttcccTTGTAAAATTAGATCTCCAGTGGGGCCCCACCTTACTTCTCATGATCAAGATTATGATTTGGACAAAtatgaatctacattatctgaggttgTTTTCACTAAAGTTATAGCTTTTCGAGGCAAATAGTTTTTAGAggaagaattttaatgattttgccctatatattcctagatgtaaatttgccccccccctcccaaattGTGGCTAATTctaccccggggatcatgatttgaacgtACTTTAATTTACAccacctgaagatgcttccaaacaagtttcagctttttggctaattggtttctgagaagaacacttttttaaaagaaatttacttTACATATTCCTATCACAGGATGAATGGCCATCTTTACGTTTtccttaaaggtagcttaaaggtagcttaaaggtagcttaaaaaTGGTCTTTAAGCCActtttaagctacctttaagttTCAATaaggcttaaaggtggcttaaagatggcttaaaggtggcttaaagatggctgCTAGAtccttaaaggcggcttaaagacTGTCTTTAAACCACTTTTAAGcaacctttaaggacaactcaTAGGttcttaatgtccaaacttctttaagccaccttaaagacacctttaagccatttgaaaaaaacctatattcaatattttgcttaatttaccgacaaaaatgtattaactttatgacaATTAATCAGCTGTGATCAATGGAGAAATGTATATTCAACCTATATGCGAAGTATTTATCTTAAGAAAGCATAGCCATGCGTCTGGACAAaaacacacctgttgtgtatatcctgtttattctgtgttagttctgGAGTTTTTATGAGGTTTATTAATCAGCagattttaattagatatacacaaagaaaTATAAGCGTGTCTAGACACACAACACAGTGATTTTAACAAGTGAATTTGATTATACATGATCGTGTACAATAGGTAAGTAAATAATGTATATTCTGTTGCAGGTTTTTATGATTCCAAGACAGAAAAGATATCAAAAACGGTTTTTgctctaaaaaataaaatgaaaaaaaaaatcaagaccaggagtgaacccgggacccttcgTTTAATAGGATCATCCCACTCCCTCTGCGCCACCGCATCTTATATGTTTAGGATGTTTTATATCCTATTATTAGGTAGCTATTGAATCAATGTAGTgagtgtattttttacttgatAAGATTTTGACTTCCATTAAGTTTGTAAccatcaattatatctaatttttaACTTACATGCATGCCTGTAGTTAGAATGAAATACAGTTCTTATCCTTTAGTAAAAAGAAGatgaaactattttttaaaaatgcattgaaacttTTAGGGTGTTTGTTGTACGCATTTTCCCGATTATCATGATCACGGCACCGTTCCAGCAAGTATAATTCTAATAATATTGgctattatatatttacaacaGATCCAGAATAACAAACGAaatgatatatgtttatatatttaattgtatacatgatttttaaattatcaatccTATAACAATTATTATTACCAATAACCGATGACTTATTTACTGAATGTGACAATTGCaattaatgtatacatatacgtgtatatacaattgtatgatgttaCCGGCCGAGTATGTGacatattataaattataaatatatctaaataattaCCTCccatttatgatcaccggtacagtAATTGATTAGCTTCTGGATTTTaagcttacatgtacatacatgtatctttaatttgtagacataagattttttaaaccaagattTAGGATATAATACTTTAAGAacgaattacaaatgtaaataaacgttCACTGCACTTAACGTATTaacgtacatactaagatttctctttacgttgaggaaaaaggtagtgaccttgacctgacctttattcgaaaacaaaaaggtcaaatttaattaaactgatagaatcattaagtaatatgatccgtttgactgtgtcaaaatttcatgcatttcttattataagaagtatgtttgataatgaaaagactccttccttaaaggACATATAGCATGTTTCTAAAGTATACGACATTTTACATTTGTTGGCTTCCTTGTGTATCTAATAATTACTCCTAACAGTTTGTTAACGGTATAAAAGCGGTAATTAgccataatatcaatttaaattatagcCCCGGTCGTTTAAAAACTCGTTAATTAGATAGCGTGTCACGTGGTACAGTGACGTCACATGCGACCTTCTTCGAACagctgattgtaaacaaattgtaggattagcattatcttctttaaattttgacattcatTCACCATgtaagttgggtttttttttacatgctgactaaattaaaagaatctCATTATTCAGTCCTAATGTTTGAGCCACTAGTACGGATAAAAAACGATGATATAGTCGAAAAAGCGACGATGAAGTCGGCAATGACGATCAAATTGATCGacgtgtaaacattgtaaacacaacTTAGTAAGGATTGTAGCTCAAATAAATCGGTTAaaggtgtttatttattaaaatctacaacagtcTTGGTTTTTGGCgttcattattgtaaaactgtGGTGCACAAGAAGTTTGTTTCTTCGGCAGTAACTGATCACAACTTTCTAAGGTTGTTTACTCTATATTACACTTGATTATAAAAGCAGGCAAGAACGTTTtccttaattattgtttatttttgtaagatcccatctccgtattttttttatccatttacttataaatgtatatcaacaaactttgtCTATTTCTCGCGTAAACAATCAATATCGACAACTCGATCCTGACTTCTcccataaaaaataaaactcacagAAATCTCACCTACTGtactaaaattatgatttctgtggaggtgagctacatgtatgaatgaagaaatcatgtatacaaaacCGATGCATATATGAACCTATAgtttaacaataagaaaaagaaaacagctaTGATGAAGCGAGGCGGTATCCAAAATGGCGTCCCCTCTCGTTATTTTTCTCCGATGAACTTGCGTTTTGTACACAGGCCCCTGTGCATAAActtctattttttcttttagagAAATGAAtacgatttatttatgaaactataattacaaaaatgtaccatataattaataatatatgaattgaatgtttatttataaatcctcTCGTCGACAGATAGACCCCTATTTGTCACAAGATTTCCGCATACTTTCGTAagggaaacttaaaaaaacaacagtccAAATCCCCATTTTCGTGGCTAAATCACCCGCAGGAGGCACAGAACATCATCATGTCCCGTTATCGGCAATTtaataggtgataattagtttaattgtcgTTTAAATCTAATCCAACTACAAAGATGGCTAACAGCACCTTCTCGCTCGAGGtcgcatatgacgtcacacatcatggcgggtagatcgagagagaaaatatgcatatcgcgacatttgaatttcatcgctTTCAAACTAACGAATTAGgcagaatattttatgaaaacgttaataaacttcatttttaatgagtatagaatgattttatttaaaaaattccgaaaattgaaaaacatgcgatatgtcctttaaagattgtttttcgccctgtgtatTGAAAAGTTCCACCTGCAACCGTGGCCCAACCCTACTTcgtgggtcatgattttcacaaccctaaatttacaatactttagGATGCTTCCAGCTCTCCATGTTTCAGCTCTTCTAGCTGATTAGATTTTGAAAAGataagttttgaaattttactttatatattcctttgtaaaaatttaacctacccccacattgtggccccaccatattCCCGAGGataatgatttgaacatacttaAATTGACAGTACCTAAAGATGCTTCCAAACAAATTTCAGTTCTTCATGCTGTTTAggttctgagaagaagatttttagagatgtactctatatattcctatgtaaaatttcaacccCAATTGTTTTCCAAATCTACCCTTGGAGGGGGGGGCACACTTTTCACAAGTgtaaatctacattatctgaggatacATTCcgatgtaaaaattcaaaatactctATTGTGACCCATCCTACCACCGAGGAACAAGGTTTTCACAATTCTAAATTTACGTTACATTAAGATGCATCCACacgttttagctttcctggctgatttgtTTCCGAGAAGAAGAGtttgaagattttctctttatacagtaccgatcaaaCCCAACCTAACATCAAAATAAACCCAAACTTAATTTCGGGTTTAcctttggggtttactttgggtttacttggaaattgcttttaTGGTCACCTGTACgtactgaagtgtgaagcagataTGTCTTTAATCTTACATGTACCATCTAACTGTATGTAATTCCTGCCCTATGTATATtacgaatacacagttagcttCTGGCATCAGGGGTACACTTTTGACTGAGTTTATTCTCGGTGTCCATTCTCGGTTTACTTTGAATTTACTCTGGATTTACTCTGGttcactctagtaaacccatgGTAAAACCAGAGTAAACCTACAGTAAAACAGGGTTTTCGTTGGGGTTAACTTTTTGTAAGGTTGgatctgatcggtactgtattcctatgtcaaaatttaaattcccccattgtggccccaacctactcCCGGGGATCATAATTTAAACATACTCAAATCTATATAACTGAAGATAATTCCAAACAAATTTCGGTTTTCTATGCTGTTTACGTTCTGAGGCCGGGTAGGATTTACTCTATACCCaggtatattcctatgtagaaatACAAACCCCAGTGTGGTCCAAACTACCCCTgtgggtcataattttcactaGTTTGGATCTACACCACTTAGAATAATtgcacacaagtttcagcttttcagGCTGATTATTTActtggaagaaattttttatcagatttcctctatatattccgatgtaaaagttcaaaacattatattgtggccccaccctaccactggGGGTCAAGTTTTTTACAACTCTAAATTTACGTTACCCAATGATGCTTCCACAccagtttcagctttcctggttgattagtttttgagaagaagattttgaataCACTATTCTATATAGGCTACAGTACTAATCAAACCCAACCTAACATCAAAGTACACCCCAGCTAAACTtcgggtttacttttggggtttactctgggtttactttttaaaaggtGAGCTAAAGTCAACAGGTGAGCTAAAGTCAACAACACTTGACATCCTTAAGTGaaagtaaagtaaaataaaCCACTCGAAATGACGAactacaaaaataacaaaacaatcaaattttcgggacaaaaAGTCCATCATTTAAGAATTAGTTCAATATAAAAAACTTAATCATTTGGCAATTTCTACtctctttatattttgtttaaaatgagcTTCGTTTAATAGTATAGTGATGATAGatgtaaaacttaaaatatagtgtttttttcatttttagccgggctttGCTGAAAGCAGAGCTCTTGCTGTATGCAGGCAAATTGCCAAtgatactataaatagcacaacttcaaaattaaaccataaaaaacgagcagcgtcaaagtaaaagcttctacaataccaaatagttacacagcGAGCCATGTTGtgttaaatctatttttttttaatttgtttgaaaataaatgtagcCTTGAATCTTTTTCCTTCCTTATTTATTACGTGTTTTTTAAACAGGACTGTGCGTTTTGGGAACaaatacaatgcgcatgaatttccaggAACTACTTTTCAAAGCATTGGTGTTTGGCTGCACATAGAAGTAATGAGGGGAATGGGGGTTGATTTTATAAcgcttttttcaaatttcaatgcaactgttgattttttttctactagacagacatatttttatttatagccGCTAACAAAAAATCATTGCTCGCTCTCTGGCGCAATTTctgacattaaaagcatgagagagagagagagagagagagagagagagagagagagagattgccaGTTTTTAATGCTAGGCTCTCAGTactacttcagtactttgattatttgaCAAACGAACCCCTGTATGAGGATGATCTGAcgtttaatttgttgaccattcagCCTCTATGAACAAAAAATGTGTACTAATAGCTACAGCTAAAGATtagaattaaatttcttttctttatattaaaaaaaattatgtgccAATCCAGAGTCTTTTCCAAAGGAATGGCGTCCAAGGGATACATCCGATTGCAAGAGAGGAAAAGTAAGAGATTCAGAGTACAATTTTTGGCATATTTTATATCTAGATAAATGTATGAAGTtcccagaccccccccccccacacctcTTCTGGATGTGCACAGGAGCTTTCAAATTGGTTAAGAACTGTTTACAGTTTGACTCACTCTAGGTTTTGACCATTGAACATGTGACCGATTGTGTAGttataattcataatttacTGCTTGGCATTTTTTTGGTCTTAAACAGTAAACTAATTTTAAATCATCTTGCTCTGTTAAGGTGAATTCAAAACGTTGagtttaaatataaatcattCAAGTATGTAACATTGATTGACTAGcacacttttaattttaaaaaaggcatTTTATATAAAGGGCAATCAATTATAAGACTTGGCTCTAAACCTACCGCATATATTTGTGGAGGTGATTTTAGTAGGTTTTGAATTTCTAATAAAACAATATGcatattatattatgatttgTGATGACAAATTTTGGTGAACATGTAATAGCATGGTTTGAATTGTCTAATAAATCACCTATGATTTTGATCCAATGGGATGTCTTCTTATAAAATCCGGTCCAGTAGAAATTTGTTGATTCATTTTTCCACACCGTTAGTGACTGTTTATTTTCTCTGCATATTGTTTGCGCTTCAAACCATGTAACAGCTCGTAATTGAGACATTCCTAGAAGATACCAgtaataattaatgaattactAAAACGTATTCAAATCATAAATGTTCCTATATTTACCAAATCATAAACAAAACTTTCATCCTCACCTGTGTGAAGGAATAGAGATCGTAATAGCCACCATACAGATATCATGACAAAAGCTTAACACCTGAAACAAAGCAAGAATATTTTTGAGTGAAGTAATATGATAAGAAGACATTTTAGCAAATCttcaaacaaataattaacCAGAACTTATGTAGATAAGCCCTTAATTGTATTGTTCGTCGGACTGTTAATGACTGTCAGTAAGCATGTGTGATAGAATTTTGGGTACAAGATGACTTAGATTTATTATTCATACATCGATTAATAGAAGGACTTCACCTGATAGATTTTATCAAAGGCTTTTATTATCCAACATTTTATCGTTCCTGTTTTCTGTccaaaatacaatgtaagaaCATTGCGATCCCTTATCTATTTTATTGAGTTTTAAGCGGCAATTGCAGTATATGAATTTGTATTCAAACTTATTATGCTATAATGgatatacattaaaaacattCACATGAACAAAACTATACCATTTTGAAGGATAAAGCAGCATTGTAAACTGATATATAATCAATGGTGAGTTACTCAAAGTCCAAAGCGCATGTGTCATACAATGTATAAGTGAAAGCTAAAACCCgattgattttaacattttgattcaattactTATACACACTGCTGAAATGTCTCTTGACAAACATGTCATAGTGTAGGGAAATGCTAAAGTTATAATATAATCATGCTCGCCTCGACATCTGGACGAAAATTTACAAAGGGTGAAAACTCACCAATCACGCGAAACCCTATTCAGGAAACTTTTATCTGACAATGCAcgtaaaagaatttaaatgtatatatcatttcattcataaaatatcaattcaATGTTTTTGAAAACCACTACTTTGCCTACACATACATACCGGTTGGCTCAACAACAGCGTTCTTAcatttcaataaacaatttcaacaaataaattttagtGATTATTGTATCTGATAAAAGCAATTATTTAGGGTTGATGTTTTTGACCGTTCAAAAACGAAAGGAAGTGAAATAGATGTTCTCTATTTAACAAACGGTCTAAGCTGCCAACATCATTATTATTTgctatttatatttacattgatTGACAGTCATTGTTTGATTGGAGTTTGATAGACTGCAGAAAGATTATAGCAACGTACCTGTTAAACATCACTTCCATATGAGTAATTGTAGTTGATTTCTGTGTGCTTAATACTTCCTTGTCGGTTCAGCAATAGAGATTTTACAGGTAGCATATTTAAATTGCGACCCTATTTATAGCTGTCAACATGTTGTATGGTACAAACGGCATGATAACAGAAGGGTAAGGAAAGGTGACTTATGTCATAATTATATTCATTACCCATTTATTGGACATTTAGTTATCTTCCATTTTACAGAATGGCATACAGGCCGTCCTTTATCCTGTGTTCAATTGTTTAAATtagttaaaatttgaatgaatttataatCATATCTGAGCTATGTAATGACGTTCTTAAATTCTATCAACTTAAATGCTATATGCACTAATCCTTATACTAGTTACGTTGAATTAGAGTTTAatcaatgaatatgtacatggATTGTTTGATTTATTAACTAAAGACAATCTTAAATTCATATATGAGagatacaaatacatgtatatagcaatCATTTCAAATAGGCTAATTATACCTGAATAATATATACGCTATTTCTATAAGTCACTTCAactaaaaattaagattaaaatttcttttcaattcaaaatcatATAGTGGAGCCTTAACACTTATATCTTTAAAAGAATATGTACTTTACTAGCTAGAATATCCCAACCTTtgtcgtgtttttttttttgtaatttagtatagttatacatttatataaaacattgatGATATAAAATATCTGTCTTAATCGTGTGTAAAATACTAAATGTATGTTAAACctatcaaaaataatatttcatagaGTACCTTCACCTAAACCTAATTTACATGTTTAAAATCCCACTTTTATAAATtgccaaacaaaaaaaaaatgccttttAGGATTTTATTTCGTCActagaaagtattttatttcaaatcgtTTCAAAATTACCATAAACGACATTTAAAAGCACAAAacgcaaaaataaaaaaacacacgGTGTAAACATAACATGTCGAATAAACttctaaggtatatataaataaagtataTATAGCTAACACGAAGTACAGCAGGAAGTACATGAGCTTAATGCTTCCTTGAAAATGTCAAgagattttgatgaaataataaaagtgttattgatatatatattctattttaTGCCTCCTCATTCTCCTACCTACACATCAAACAAACTCACAAATTTTATTGATCAGAATATGATTATATcctgatcaaaacatataaaCAGCGATGTCTATCATCTTTAGTACATACTAATAATTCAAGtagaacaaaaatcaaaatactgtaTCTGTAAGAAACATATGTTAAACCAACTGCAACATATATAATAAGTAGAGCAGAATATTA
This genomic interval carries:
- the LOC105340440 gene encoding uncharacterized protein, translating into MISVWWLLRSLFLHTGMSQLRAVTWFEAQTICRENKQSLTVWKNESTNFYWTGFYKKTSHWIKIIDCYNATEIQYGNVDFVELRDSSPQLCQEHCLRKNISLFAVQARKCICLSDGFDYSKGKLDPSNCSYMCSDTTLLSTECGGETGFNVFLTDTTILNIDGRCLTIQCVADPKFTDYSCNDFLSSICSNLVDVSNVYSWTNTKDYCKITGTYPIGNLTLSNVKMACIESNLSNASPRWIGVVKELHNTQDQGQLITYPDQKFITSCMKCRVNYTTQEPQCQYEFCNDNSISEVYCSKNNSVGKYTDTTSEISSRLVTTSGLPMDLKARSTEILLIQVVVPVVLVLLFLSGLMFAVVLYIRSKLSKEKDSEVDTNPSTNDSRIYSNVQPQNSNNYCELQQPYSTSGSTDYSQLQFDSQPNYGFSNHFENGAEQSKTSDYMNIN